The following DNA comes from Ornithobacterium rhinotracheale DSM 15997.
CAAGAATTTAAGGTAGATAGCGAAGGAGGCATTACAGAACCTACAGGCATGTACGGTAGTCGTCTTGAGGCTACTTTCCATGTAGTAGTGGGGCAAGTTGCCTCTATCAAAAATATTGCACGATGTGTGAAAAGTGCTGGACTTATCTTAAAAGGGATAACTCTAGAGCCTTTAGCATCGTCTTTAGCTTCTTTAAGCGAAGAGGAAAAAGAAGCAGGTGTAGCATTGGTAGACATCGGTGGGGGAACCACAGATATTGCTGTTTTTAAAAACAATATCATTCGCCATACAGCCGTGATTCCATTTGGTGGAAATGTGATTACAGAAGACATCAAAACGGGCTGTTCTATTATTGAAAAACATGCAGAGAAATTAAAAGTTTTATTTGGCTCTGCTATGCCAGAGGAAAACAAAGCGACTGAAGTGGTGGCTATTCCTGGACTTAGAGGTGGACCGGCTAAGGAAATTTCATTGAAAAACTTAAGCCAAATCATTCACGCTAGAGTTCTTGAAATTCTAGACCATGTACATTCTGAATTAAGACATTACGGATGCGAAGAACAGAGAAAAAAACTCATCGCAGGAATTGTTCTCACAGGTGGTGGTGCGGAGCTAAAGCACATAAGACAACTGGCTGAATATGTTACGGCAATGGATTGTCGCATAGGATATAGCAATGAGCATATAGCAAGTGGACAAGCTCAAATCATTTCTAAACCTGAATACGCAACTGCGGTAGGTCTAGTTATTGAGGGCTTAAATAAATTAGAAAAATCTAAAATTTTCGAAGAAGAAATCTTTGCACCAGAAGAGGAAATTGAGATAGAAGAAGAACCTAAGCAAAGTGAAAAAGTAATCTCAAACACAGCTCCAATAGAGGAGAAAAAAGTTAATGAAAAAGAGGAGAAGAATGAAAAGCCTAAAAAACAAAATAAAAAAAGAATTTTAGGCATCAACAATCTACTTGAGAATTGGGGCGACAAATTCATTAAAATGATTAATGATACAGAATAATTTTTAACACAGAAAAATAGAAAATAAGTAAACATGGACTTTAACGATATATCTTTTGAAATGCCAAAAAACAGGTCAGCAGCCATCAAAGTGATAGGTGTAGGTGGAGGCGGAAGCAATGCCGTGAACTACATGGCAGAACAAGGAATTACTGGAGTAGATTTCATCATCGCCAATACCGATGCTCAAGCTTTGAATAAAAGTGGAATTCCTGTAAAAGTTCAATTAGGACAAAACATTACTGAAGGTTTAGGTGCTGGTGCTAACCCTGAAGTAGGAGAAAAAGCTGCCCTTGAAAGTTTAGAGGACATCAAAAACATCCTAGACACCAATACCAAAATGGTCTTTATCACCGCAGGAATGGGTGGAGGAACAGGAACAGGTGCTGCCCCAATCATCGCTAAACAAGCCAAGGACATGGGAATCCTTACCGTGGGAATTTGCACTGCTCCGTTTTCATTCGAGGGAAGAAAAAGACTAGAGCAAGCAAAAGCGGGTATTGAACGCTTTAGAAACAGTGTAGATTCTCTTATAATCATCAACAACGATAAACTAAGAGAACTCTATGGCAATTTAGGCTTTAAAACAGGTTTTGCCAAAGCAGACGAAGTTTTAGCTACCGCAGCAAAAGGTATTGCAGAAGTTATCACGCACGAGTACACCATCAACATCGACTTGCGTGATGCCAAAACTGTACTAGAAAATAGCGGAACTGCCATCATGGGTTCTGGAAAAGCTAGCGGATCTGAAAAAGCCAAAAAAGCGATTGAAATGGCACTAGATTCTCCGTTGCTAAACGATAATAAAATTACAGGGGCTAAAAATGTACTATTATTAATCGTTTCTGGAGATGATGAAGTAACCATGGATGAAATCGGAATCATCAACGATTACATTCAGGAAGAAGCAGGTTACGACGCCAACATCATCATGGGTATGGGAGAAGACCCAGAACTAGGCGAAAACATAAGTGTTACCATTGTAGCCACTGGTTTCCCAAAAGACCAACAAGCTATCAATGAGAAAAAGAAAGAGCCTATCGTTCATCATTTAGAAGATAAAGAAACGGAGGAAAAAACCATTAATATCACCGCTTCTAAAAAAGAGTTTTCTTCACCAAAAACAGAAGAAAGCCCTAGACAATTTACCCTTCTTGAAAACGAAGAAGAGCAAGAAACAAATTTGAACGACGAAGCTTCTGAAGATTATTTTTTCACCTCTTCAACTGAAAACGAAAAACCGAAAGATCTACCACAAAACAATGGTCCTAAAGTTATCATAGACGAAGAAAATGGAGAAACTCGCACAATCTTTAATCTAAACGAGCAATGGGATAATGAGGAAGATCCAAGCATCAATTCGCACGGAGCTCCGCAAAATAGCGTAAGCACTCAGCCCAAAAGACAGGAAACCCAAGTTGAAGTAAAAGAAAGACCTACTTTTACCCAAAAAGTGGACAATTCTTCTAACAACACAATAAACATAAACGATGAAAAAGCTTCTCAACAAATTCTAGAGAGAAGAGAAAGATTAAAGAAATTCAACTATCGTTTCCAAAATAGCTTGCAAGAAACTGAGGAGTTTGAAAGAATCCCTGCCTACAAAAGACAAGGCATCGAACTTTCTGAATACAGACACTCAAAACCAAGCAACTATATTATAGATGAAGATGTGGATCAACAAATTAAATTAAGACCAAATAACTTCTTACACGATAATGTAGACTAATCTGTTTAGCCCAAAATTGTTTGGGCTAAACAATTAATTTTTAATTATAAAACTTTAAACAAAATGGCATTAGAAAAACAAATCATGGAGGAAATGAAAGCCGCCATGAAAAGCAAAGATAAAACCGCACTCGAAGCATTAAGAGCAATTAAATCTGCTATTTTATTAGCCAAAACAGATGGTTCTGGCTCAGAATTAAGCGAAGGAGACGAAATCGCTATTCTACAAAAGCAAATCAAAATGCGCAAAGACGCTGCCACTCAATTCGCGGAGCAAGGTAGAAACGAAATGGCGGAAAATGAATTAGCTCAAGCTAGTGTAATTGAAAAATTCTTACCAGAACAGCTTTCTGCCGAAGAGCTAGAGGCAGAAATCGCCAAAATCGTAGAAGAAACAGGTGCTACCGAAATGAAAGATATGGGCAAAGTAATGAAACTTGCCAATGAAAGATTAGCTGGAAAAGCTGATAGCAAAGCTATTGCTGATGCGGTGAAAAATAAATTAGGAAAATAAATTTCTTAATCATAGTTTTTTTAGACCTTGCATATTATGCAAGGTTTTTTTTATGCTAAAAATTTGATTTTAAGCATATTTTCAGATATGAATGAAAGAATAAATACTGCGAAAACTAGCTTTCTAAGCTTAAATTAAAAAACACCACTCAATCTTTATTTAATATTGAAAAACCATCAAAAAACAATTTTTCATCGCTTGATTTTGCCAAAACGGATTCCAGCAACAACAATCAAGCAACTAAATATCAAACACTTAAACAAACCAAAAGGAAATAAATACGCTAACGAAATTCTTAATATTTTGATAATTTAAATATTTTCTATTTTTTTAACAAAGACTTAGTCTTTAGCGGGATTTTCGCTGATAATCACTGTTTCGAGCCACAAAATCAATCTAAAAGCTAATTATTTAGAATCAATCTAAGGTTTTAAAAAAAGTTCACCATACATTTGCGCCAGAAATAATAGAAAAAATAGAAAATCATGAAACGAAGATTTATTTTTACACTATTAGTTTTTATGAGTTTGCAGTTCTCTTTTGCTAAAAGCACTCACAATGGCGATGGCAACGGAGATGACAAAAAGGAAGTGAAAGTTTCTTGGTACGGAAAAGAATTTCATGGTAAGAAAACTGCAAGCGGTGAAAAGTATAACATGAATGCCCTAACAGCGGCTCATAAAACTTTACCTTTTGGAACTAAAGTGAAGATTACAAATGTAAGAACAAACAAATCTGTAATTGTAAGAATTAACGACAGAGGTCCTTTTGTAAAAGGAAGAAAATTTGATTTAAGC
Coding sequences within:
- the ftsA gene encoding cell division protein FtsA; the protein is MENNNQIAVGLDIGTTKIVAMVGRKNEFGKLEILGIGRAKSLGVHRGVVTNITNTVNSITEAVKKAEEDSGYKITEVTVGIAGQHIRSLQHSDYITRDNFEEVIDDDDINRLINQVHKLVMLPGEEIIHVLPQEFKVDSEGGITEPTGMYGSRLEATFHVVVGQVASIKNIARCVKSAGLILKGITLEPLASSLASLSEEEKEAGVALVDIGGGTTDIAVFKNNIIRHTAVIPFGGNVITEDIKTGCSIIEKHAEKLKVLFGSAMPEENKATEVVAIPGLRGGPAKEISLKNLSQIIHARVLEILDHVHSELRHYGCEEQRKKLIAGIVLTGGGAELKHIRQLAEYVTAMDCRIGYSNEHIASGQAQIISKPEYATAVGLVIEGLNKLEKSKIFEEEIFAPEEEIEIEEEPKQSEKVISNTAPIEEKKVNEKEEKNEKPKKQNKKRILGINNLLENWGDKFIKMINDTE
- the ftsZ gene encoding cell division protein FtsZ, with protein sequence MDFNDISFEMPKNRSAAIKVIGVGGGGSNAVNYMAEQGITGVDFIIANTDAQALNKSGIPVKVQLGQNITEGLGAGANPEVGEKAALESLEDIKNILDTNTKMVFITAGMGGGTGTGAAPIIAKQAKDMGILTVGICTAPFSFEGRKRLEQAKAGIERFRNSVDSLIIINNDKLRELYGNLGFKTGFAKADEVLATAAKGIAEVITHEYTINIDLRDAKTVLENSGTAIMGSGKASGSEKAKKAIEMALDSPLLNDNKITGAKNVLLLIVSGDDEVTMDEIGIINDYIQEEAGYDANIIMGMGEDPELGENISVTIVATGFPKDQQAINEKKKEPIVHHLEDKETEEKTINITASKKEFSSPKTEESPRQFTLLENEEEQETNLNDEASEDYFFTSSTENEKPKDLPQNNGPKVIIDEENGETRTIFNLNEQWDNEEDPSINSHGAPQNSVSTQPKRQETQVEVKERPTFTQKVDNSSNNTININDEKASQQILERRERLKKFNYRFQNSLQETEEFERIPAYKRQGIELSEYRHSKPSNYIIDEDVDQQIKLRPNNFLHDNVD
- a CDS encoding GatB/YqeY domain-containing protein — translated: MALEKQIMEEMKAAMKSKDKTALEALRAIKSAILLAKTDGSGSELSEGDEIAILQKQIKMRKDAATQFAEQGRNEMAENELAQASVIEKFLPEQLSAEELEAEIAKIVEETGATEMKDMGKVMKLANERLAGKADSKAIADAVKNKLGK
- a CDS encoding septal ring lytic transglycosylase RlpA family protein — protein: MKRRFIFTLLVFMSLQFSFAKSTHNGDGNGDDKKEVKVSWYGKEFHGKKTASGEKYNMNALTAAHKTLPFGTKVKITNVRTNKSVIVRINDRGPFVKGRKFDLSKAAFHQIAAKDRGVITVNYEIL